The following are from one region of the Cystobacter fuscus DSM 2262 genome:
- a CDS encoding DUF533 domain-containing protein, protein MTREYPQEQLMAFVQAMANVAASDGRITEDERQQLDEVVIGMGLSPSDEQVAALIEQEFQKPSRLTDIVGKIEIRELRASLLRMIVEVACADGEIANEERASVKEAAGAFGFDVSVADELIDWTLASIKLEQREREIMAKLL, encoded by the coding sequence ATGACGCGCGAGTATCCCCAGGAGCAGCTGATGGCGTTCGTCCAGGCCATGGCCAACGTGGCGGCGAGCGATGGCCGCATCACCGAGGACGAGCGCCAGCAGCTCGATGAGGTGGTGATAGGCATGGGCCTGTCGCCCAGCGACGAGCAGGTCGCCGCGCTCATCGAGCAGGAATTCCAGAAGCCCAGCCGCCTCACCGACATCGTCGGCAAGATCGAGATCCGCGAGCTGCGCGCCTCCCTCCTGCGCATGATCGTCGAGGTGGCGTGCGCCGACGGTGAGATCGCGAACGAGGAGCGTGCGTCGGTGAAGGAGGCCGCTGGCGCCTTCGGTTTCGACGTGTCGGTCGCCGACGAACTCATCGACTGGACGCTCGCCTCGATCAAGCTCGAGCAGCGCGAGCGCGAGATCATGGCGAAGCTGCTCTAG
- a CDS encoding sensor histidine kinase, whose translation MFTRSPVPFIIFDAGGHARLSNRAYREMFGAEPPPGYNLFEDKESERTGLVGFVRRAFRGETIQAPTVWYDPNAHRELGVREARRAAISCTFFPLMGARGDVSHVAIAFKDETAEWVAREEAEAERDRLREVVAEKESLGKNLRMLEMLFQSSSIGVVFGMPDAQGLTWANPAFCRMHGYSPSDMEGMALEALFAPEERARLPELLRQVHEEGHVTWESVHLRQDGSRFPVMLEMTAVRDAAGAILARGVTVQDISEHKRVEAERVAHLQRTSKLQEVTAAFSRALTPAEVARISASAGIELLGARAGGLSLLSPDGTELIAVGTVGLGDDPIRQYSRIPMTTKLVPVDAVKTRRPIFCDSEEDYLREYPDAARTDTFQGGTRTSLPLCVEDRVIGSMGFAYETWCPLSREERELQQALAHLCAQVLERARLYAEQRRAEQRASFLAQVGTALMQSLDYEATLTRIAQLAVPAIADWCTVTALHDERSLDRIVAVHKDADKLPLLEELERRFSPNHHRDERYLRVLRQGRPHLVDVVDEAVLVGGTQNEEHLRLIRALGVSSCIMVPLVTRGRPMGVISLMRSEPGQSYGPADLALAEELAGRAAMALENALLYKEAREAIRARDTFLGIASHELNTPLTSLKLNLHGLRRGLESLLPGVIAETVRVKFPSIQRQVDRLASLVRELLDVSRITEGRLNLEVGEVDLVAVTREVAARCAEDAARAGCELRLDVPDSVVGEWDRLRLDQVLQNLLSNALKYGHGQPVTVTVRADAASATVTVRDHGIGIAAEAQARLFQKFERVASERNYSGFGLGLWIVKQILDAMGGGIQVESAPGHGATFSVVLPRTRPR comes from the coding sequence ATGTTCACGCGCTCCCCCGTGCCCTTCATCATCTTCGATGCGGGCGGGCACGCGCGCCTGAGCAACCGGGCCTATCGCGAAATGTTCGGGGCCGAGCCGCCGCCCGGGTACAACCTCTTCGAGGACAAGGAGAGCGAGCGGACGGGGCTGGTCGGGTTCGTGCGCCGTGCCTTCCGAGGCGAGACCATCCAGGCGCCCACGGTCTGGTATGACCCCAACGCGCACCGGGAGCTCGGCGTGCGCGAGGCGCGGCGCGCGGCCATTTCCTGCACCTTCTTTCCCCTGATGGGCGCGAGGGGCGACGTGTCCCATGTGGCCATCGCCTTCAAGGACGAGACGGCGGAGTGGGTGGCGCGAGAAGAGGCGGAAGCCGAGCGCGATCGGCTGCGCGAGGTGGTGGCGGAGAAGGAGTCCCTCGGCAAGAACCTCCGCATGCTGGAGATGCTCTTCCAGAGCTCGTCCATTGGCGTCGTCTTCGGGATGCCAGACGCCCAGGGACTCACATGGGCCAACCCGGCGTTCTGCCGGATGCACGGGTACTCCCCGAGCGACATGGAGGGAATGGCGCTCGAGGCCCTCTTCGCGCCGGAGGAACGGGCGCGGCTCCCCGAGCTCTTGCGCCAGGTCCATGAAGAGGGACACGTCACCTGGGAGTCCGTCCACCTGCGCCAGGACGGAAGCCGCTTCCCCGTGATGCTCGAGATGACGGCCGTGCGCGATGCCGCGGGGGCGATTCTCGCTCGCGGAGTGACCGTCCAGGACATCAGCGAGCACAAGCGGGTGGAGGCCGAGCGCGTCGCGCACCTCCAGCGCACCTCGAAGCTGCAGGAGGTGACAGCCGCCTTCTCGCGTGCCCTGACACCCGCCGAGGTGGCCCGCATCAGCGCTTCCGCGGGCATCGAATTGCTGGGGGCGAGGGCGGGAGGGCTCAGCCTTCTCAGCCCGGACGGCACGGAACTCATCGCGGTGGGGACGGTGGGGCTGGGTGACGACCCGATTCGCCAATACAGCCGCATTCCCATGACGACGAAGCTCGTGCCGGTGGACGCGGTGAAGACGCGGCGGCCCATCTTCTGTGACTCGGAGGAGGACTACCTGCGCGAGTACCCGGACGCCGCGCGGACCGACACCTTCCAGGGTGGTACCCGCACGAGCCTCCCCCTTTGCGTGGAGGACCGGGTGATCGGCTCGATGGGCTTCGCCTACGAGACATGGTGTCCCCTGTCCAGGGAGGAGCGCGAGCTACAGCAGGCCCTGGCCCACCTGTGCGCCCAGGTCCTGGAACGGGCCCGCCTCTACGCGGAGCAGCGGCGGGCCGAGCAGCGCGCCAGCTTCCTCGCCCAGGTAGGCACGGCCCTCATGCAATCCCTGGACTACGAGGCCACGCTCACCCGCATCGCGCAGCTGGCCGTCCCCGCCATCGCGGACTGGTGCACCGTCACCGCGCTCCACGACGAGCGGTCGCTCGATCGTATCGTCGCCGTCCACAAGGACGCCGACAAGCTGCCGCTCCTCGAGGAACTGGAGCGCCGCTTCTCCCCCAACCACCATCGGGATGAGCGCTACCTGAGGGTGTTGCGGCAGGGACGGCCCCATCTGGTCGATGTGGTGGATGAGGCAGTGCTGGTGGGGGGTACTCAGAACGAGGAGCACCTGCGTCTGATACGAGCCCTGGGCGTGAGCTCCTGCATCATGGTTCCGCTCGTCACCCGAGGCAGGCCGATGGGCGTGATTTCGCTGATGCGGTCCGAGCCGGGACAGAGCTATGGCCCGGCCGACCTCGCGCTCGCGGAGGAGCTGGCCGGGCGCGCCGCCATGGCGCTCGAGAATGCCCTTCTCTACAAGGAAGCTCGGGAGGCGATCCGCGCCCGGGATACCTTCCTCGGCATCGCCTCCCATGAGCTGAACACCCCCCTGACCTCCCTCAAGCTGAATCTCCATGGACTGCGGCGTGGCCTGGAGTCGCTGCTGCCCGGCGTGATCGCGGAGACGGTCCGCGTGAAGTTCCCGTCCATCCAGCGCCAGGTGGACCGGCTCGCCAGCCTCGTGAGGGAGCTGCTGGACGTGTCGCGTATCACGGAGGGACGGCTGAATCTCGAGGTGGGGGAGGTGGACCTCGTCGCCGTGACCCGAGAGGTGGCCGCGCGCTGCGCGGAGGACGCGGCCCGAGCGGGCTGTGAGCTGCGATTGGACGTCCCCGACTCGGTGGTGGGTGAGTGGGACCGGCTGCGGCTGGATCAGGTGCTCCAGAACCTGCTGTCCAATGCCCTCAAGTACGGCCACGGCCAGCCCGTGACGGTGACGGTACGCGCCGACGCGGCCTCGGCCACGGTGACGGTGCGCGACCACGGCATCGGCATCGCGGCCGAGGCACAGGCCCGCCTCTTCCAGAAGTTCGAGCGGGTGGCCAGTGAGCGCAACTACAGCGGCTTCGGACTGGGCCTGTGGATCGTGAAGCAGATCCTCGATGCCATGGGGGGCGGCATCCAGGTGGAGAGCGCACCCGGGCACGGCGCCACCTTCTCCGTTGTCCTGCCACGCACCAGACCCAGGTGA
- a CDS encoding glycosyl hydrolase family 28-related protein, translating into MKALVRGKLLSLLVPLSAVLSAGPVLAQVGASTPFVTLEAEAGTLGGGATLRALAPGPLPAASTPELEASGRQFVQLDATGESVSWTNTTGIAIDRMVIRASIPDAPGGGGITATLNLYVDGVMRQAITLSSHQSWVYGTGTWDNNSPSGGAPQRFYDDQRVAITGTPIAPGSRFMLRKDAANTAAFYHLDLVDVERAPAARVQPTNTLSITSYGAVADDNGDDSDAIQNCINAAQAQGKGVWIPAGRFDTRRVISAKGITLSGAGMWYTTLYRDVPIPNQGIDHWWELENCTLRDVFIDVPSTGRNRNLGASYGLTLSGATGWLVERVWIQHTDAAMWASGSHGTVRDSRILNPWADGINLNSGPGADHAGYNLTAQNNYVRGSGDDGLAINADVLWPQMDTVRLLNNTSICAVGANTLRIAGGRNVTVQGNLVADPAQEVGMVVGVFHAGRALESALVQGNTILRGGGFRPYGGVNAAAVIGHDNTPVAATFDGNLIIDSLGEGVLIGTYDVDLVFSDNTITHPAANGIRIKAGTTGTGDFELNTVSDLANGQLAFVNGSSGFATTFAGNSWDTSAPGVVFFQDINYGGVAGPALPVGNYTLAQLSALGVPNDWASSVRVPSGRTLIMYSDDNFSGASWTRTADTPDFTTLSPNANNVMSSCRIQ; encoded by the coding sequence ATGAAAGCACTCGTTCGTGGGAAACTGCTATCGCTCCTGGTGCCACTGTCGGCCGTGCTCTCGGCTGGGCCCGTGCTGGCGCAGGTGGGCGCGAGCACTCCCTTCGTGACCCTGGAGGCGGAAGCGGGAACGCTCGGCGGTGGCGCGACCCTGAGGGCGCTGGCCCCAGGCCCGCTGCCGGCCGCATCGACTCCGGAGCTCGAGGCCTCGGGCCGCCAGTTCGTCCAGCTCGACGCGACCGGCGAATCGGTCTCCTGGACCAACACCACGGGCATCGCGATCGACAGGATGGTGATTCGCGCCTCGATTCCGGACGCACCAGGAGGAGGGGGCATCACCGCCACGTTGAACCTGTACGTCGACGGGGTGATGCGCCAGGCCATCACCCTGAGTTCCCACCAGAGCTGGGTCTATGGGACCGGCACCTGGGACAACAACTCGCCCTCGGGCGGAGCGCCCCAGCGCTTCTACGACGATCAGCGGGTCGCCATCACCGGGACGCCCATCGCCCCGGGGAGCAGGTTCATGCTCCGCAAGGACGCGGCGAACACGGCCGCTTTCTACCACCTCGATCTGGTCGACGTGGAGCGCGCTCCCGCGGCACGGGTTCAGCCGACCAATACGCTCTCGATCACGAGCTACGGGGCGGTCGCCGACGACAACGGAGATGACAGCGATGCCATCCAGAACTGCATCAACGCCGCGCAGGCCCAGGGAAAGGGGGTGTGGATCCCCGCTGGCCGCTTCGACACCCGCCGGGTGATCTCCGCGAAGGGAATCACCCTCAGCGGAGCGGGCATGTGGTACACGACGCTCTACCGCGATGTGCCCATTCCCAACCAGGGTATCGACCACTGGTGGGAACTCGAGAACTGCACGCTCCGGGATGTCTTCATCGACGTGCCCTCCACCGGGAGGAACAGAAACCTCGGCGCGAGCTATGGACTGACCCTCTCGGGTGCCACCGGCTGGCTGGTCGAGCGCGTCTGGATCCAACACACGGATGCCGCGATGTGGGCGAGCGGCTCCCATGGCACGGTCCGGGATTCACGGATATTGAATCCCTGGGCGGACGGCATCAACCTGAACAGCGGTCCTGGTGCGGACCATGCGGGATACAATCTGACCGCCCAGAACAACTACGTGAGGGGATCCGGTGATGATGGCCTCGCCATCAACGCGGATGTGTTGTGGCCCCAGATGGATACCGTGAGGTTGTTGAACAACACCTCGATCTGCGCTGTCGGAGCGAACACGCTGCGCATCGCGGGAGGCCGGAACGTCACCGTGCAAGGCAACCTCGTGGCCGATCCGGCCCAGGAGGTCGGCATGGTCGTGGGCGTGTTCCACGCCGGCCGTGCTCTGGAGTCCGCGCTGGTCCAGGGCAACACCATCCTCCGGGGGGGCGGCTTCAGGCCTTACGGCGGGGTGAACGCCGCCGCGGTGATCGGGCATGACAACACTCCTGTCGCGGCGACGTTCGATGGCAACCTGATCATCGACTCGCTCGGCGAGGGGGTGCTCATCGGGACCTACGACGTGGACCTCGTTTTCAGTGACAACACGATCACCCATCCCGCCGCCAACGGCATCCGGATCAAGGCGGGCACCACGGGGACGGGAGATTTCGAACTCAACACGGTGTCCGACCTCGCCAACGGCCAGCTCGCGTTCGTCAACGGCTCCAGCGGCTTCGCGACCACCTTCGCTGGAAATAGCTGGGACACGAGCGCCCCCGGCGTGGTCTTCTTCCAGGACATCAATTATGGCGGCGTGGCCGGCCCGGCGTTGCCCGTGGGCAACTACACTCTGGCGCAGCTCTCGGCCCTGGGGGTGCCCAATGATTGGGCATCCTCGGTGAGGGTCCCCAGTGGACGGACGTTGATCATGTATTCAGATGACAACTTCTCGGGTGCTTCGTGGACCAGGACGGCGGACACCCCGGATTTCACCACCCTGAGCCCGAACGCGAACAACGTCATGTCCTCGTGCCGGATTCAATGA
- a CDS encoding M20/M25/M40 family metallo-hydrolase, with translation MSNDGLEQLQRYIDERLFDDLSKFVAVQTYRGADLSEAQVVANIQQLQQELQLQTEQFNATQQVHKLVPFEWKKTINGREYWLFGVRVGSGPRRVALSSHLDTVPAGNQDSWAPFTLVKEQRLYLGSEQEFYVGRGSIDDKGPALVAFNVLKAVARQFDGDPRLDRVTLEVLFDTSEETDMAMPYYLEDKPEENPNLGVIFDGIWCVRAEKGMERPVFTIKRGTAAPTGVWIESLNTPQGPVNQIADSATAVIRSDSPRALQNFAQQVASLYQGHGFDDPAYRRAQLTVDTSGLANNRLVLTTKVSGAQHASTPDENREGGANPLVSLANFLSSQVGNPLARNEISEMARFITWSWGTQVFGEHHPDLLLSNDAVFTAGNGTTYAVTRFYTDPAGAPDIAARVEVDVRYALGHNSVAWDGKTEGLVGVKGTPSRFPGIFTRLLGQFPAEAGYTLAFQTTTLFPPDVRLTTGDTFQRVSSAYEQLLGEQCPTLAVGGATNAKGNTHLIAAGALFTKKLGPPINFHGINEGAPVGDLRKSANILYNLLTDEVEGAAKASSTVPPLFTPMRVTPDFH, from the coding sequence TTGTCGAACGATGGACTCGAACAACTCCAGCGTTACATCGACGAACGCTTGTTCGATGACCTCTCGAAGTTCGTCGCGGTCCAGACCTACCGCGGGGCGGACCTGTCCGAGGCCCAGGTCGTGGCCAACATCCAGCAGCTCCAACAGGAATTGCAGCTCCAGACGGAGCAGTTCAATGCGACGCAGCAGGTCCACAAGCTCGTCCCCTTCGAGTGGAAGAAGACGATCAATGGCCGTGAGTACTGGCTCTTCGGCGTGCGCGTGGGCTCCGGGCCGCGCCGGGTCGCGCTGAGCAGCCATCTGGACACGGTTCCCGCTGGGAACCAGGACAGTTGGGCGCCCTTCACGCTCGTGAAGGAGCAGCGGCTCTATCTGGGCTCGGAGCAGGAATTCTACGTCGGCCGCGGCTCCATCGACGACAAGGGCCCCGCCCTCGTCGCCTTCAACGTCCTGAAGGCCGTGGCCCGGCAGTTCGACGGAGATCCCAGGCTCGACCGCGTCACCCTGGAGGTCCTCTTCGACACCTCGGAGGAGACCGACATGGCGATGCCCTACTACCTGGAAGACAAGCCGGAGGAGAACCCGAACCTGGGGGTCATCTTCGACGGCATCTGGTGCGTGCGCGCCGAGAAGGGAATGGAGCGCCCCGTCTTCACCATCAAGCGCGGGACCGCGGCGCCAACGGGCGTGTGGATTGAATCGCTCAACACCCCCCAGGGGCCCGTGAACCAGATTGCCGACTCGGCCACCGCCGTCATCCGCTCGGACTCCCCGCGGGCGCTCCAGAACTTCGCCCAGCAGGTGGCGTCTCTGTACCAGGGCCATGGATTCGACGACCCCGCCTATCGCCGGGCCCAACTGACCGTGGACACGTCGGGACTGGCCAACAACCGCCTCGTCCTCACCACCAAGGTGAGCGGTGCGCAGCACGCCTCGACGCCGGATGAGAACCGGGAGGGGGGCGCCAACCCGCTGGTCTCGCTGGCCAACTTCTTGAGCTCGCAGGTGGGCAACCCGCTGGCGCGCAATGAAATCAGCGAGATGGCCCGATTCATCACCTGGAGCTGGGGCACCCAGGTCTTCGGCGAGCACCACCCGGACCTGCTGCTGAGCAACGATGCGGTCTTCACGGCGGGCAACGGGACGACGTATGCCGTGACCCGCTTCTACACCGACCCGGCGGGCGCTCCCGACATCGCCGCGCGGGTAGAGGTCGACGTCCGCTATGCCCTTGGCCACAACAGCGTGGCCTGGGACGGCAAGACCGAGGGCCTGGTCGGAGTCAAGGGAACTCCCAGCCGCTTCCCGGGAATCTTCACGCGGTTGCTGGGGCAATTCCCCGCCGAGGCCGGGTACACCCTCGCATTCCAGACGACGACCTTGTTTCCACCCGACGTCCGGCTGACGACGGGCGATACGTTCCAGCGCGTCAGCTCGGCGTACGAGCAGCTCCTCGGCGAGCAGTGTCCGACACTGGCGGTGGGTGGCGCGACGAATGCCAAGGGCAATACGCACCTGATCGCCGCTGGCGCGCTGTTCACCAAGAAGTTGGGGCCGCCCATCAACTTCCACGGCATCAACGAGGGCGCTCCGGTCGGGGATCTGCGCAAGAGCGCCAACATCCTCTACAACCTGTTGACGGATGAGGTGGAAGGCGCGGCCAAGGCCTCGTCCACCGTCCCGCCCCTCTTCACGCCGATGCGCGTCACGCCGGACTTCCACTAG
- a CDS encoding metallophosphoesterase: MRTLRFVASLALAGGLSACGDSLPAEAPEFATVGSALDCAALSAPVYHRIRTSSGDSLYTTNANEAANAATTYGYTDDRGVAFRAASATGTGLSPVYRIYSPSRGEHFWTIDATEKQDLVSTGGFTTDEGIGFYASKTADACLVPVYRFSNTTLKKHRFATTQAERDSLRAAGWADEGIKLYAAPSSPQPVDTKFTFVVIPDTQNEVVSNSTLIDHRMQWLVDNRSALDIRFVTQTGDMQNWDTPDHIQYERASNALEKLDAAGIPYALAIGNHDSAATCPGGSACPGNVNANLRNTTTFNTYFPVTRFQALAGVYETGKCDNAYHTFTAGGLNWLVLNLELWARTGAVEWAKTVLAQHPRHNVIVITHSHQTSSGAIEQSNGGYGNNSPQYVFDNALKQYANVRFIFSGHVGTSAYRKTTGIQGNEIHQILTTYHDSSTNPTRLIEVDTAANTFSTRVYSPYTNAEKQDGSKFSVSNVSWVR, from the coding sequence ATTCGTCGCATCCCTGGCACTGGCGGGCGGGCTTTCCGCCTGTGGAGACAGCCTCCCGGCCGAGGCTCCCGAGTTCGCCACCGTCGGGTCCGCGTTGGACTGCGCCGCCCTGAGTGCCCCCGTGTATCACCGCATCCGGACGAGCTCGGGCGACAGCCTCTACACGACCAACGCGAACGAGGCGGCCAACGCCGCGACCACCTACGGCTATACCGATGACCGCGGCGTGGCCTTCCGCGCCGCCAGCGCCACGGGGACGGGGTTGTCTCCCGTCTACCGCATCTACAGCCCGAGCCGGGGCGAGCACTTCTGGACCATCGACGCGACGGAGAAGCAGGACCTGGTGAGCACGGGGGGCTTCACCACCGACGAGGGCATCGGCTTCTACGCCTCGAAGACGGCGGACGCGTGCCTCGTGCCCGTGTACCGCTTCTCCAACACGACGCTCAAGAAGCACCGCTTCGCCACCACCCAGGCCGAGCGTGACAGCCTGCGCGCCGCCGGGTGGGCCGACGAGGGCATCAAGCTCTACGCCGCGCCTTCCTCCCCCCAGCCAGTCGACACGAAGTTCACCTTCGTCGTCATCCCGGACACGCAGAACGAGGTCGTCAGCAACTCGACGCTCATCGACCACCGCATGCAATGGCTCGTCGACAACAGGTCCGCGCTCGACATCCGCTTCGTGACGCAGACCGGAGACATGCAGAACTGGGACACGCCCGACCACATCCAGTACGAGCGCGCCAGCAATGCCCTCGAGAAGCTGGACGCCGCCGGGATTCCCTACGCGCTCGCCATTGGCAATCATGACTCGGCGGCCACGTGCCCTGGCGGCAGTGCCTGCCCGGGCAACGTGAACGCCAACCTGCGCAACACCACCACGTTCAACACGTACTTTCCGGTGACGCGGTTCCAGGCGCTCGCGGGCGTGTACGAGACGGGGAAGTGTGACAACGCCTATCACACGTTCACGGCGGGAGGCCTGAACTGGCTCGTGCTCAACCTGGAGCTGTGGGCGCGCACGGGCGCGGTCGAGTGGGCGAAGACCGTGCTGGCCCAGCATCCCCGCCACAACGTCATCGTCATCACCCACTCGCACCAGACGAGCAGCGGTGCCATCGAGCAGAGCAACGGGGGCTATGGCAACAACAGCCCCCAGTACGTGTTCGACAACGCGCTCAAGCAGTACGCCAACGTGCGGTTCATCTTCTCCGGTCACGTGGGCACCTCGGCCTACCGGAAGACGACCGGCATCCAGGGCAACGAGATCCACCAGATCCTGACCACCTACCATGACTCGTCGACGAACCCGACGCGGCTGATCGAGGTCGACACCGCCGCGAACACCTTCTCCACGCGCGTGTACTCGCCCTACACGAACGCGGAGAAGCAGGACGGCTCGAAGTTCTCCGTCAGCAACGTCTCCTGGGTCCGTTAG